The sequence CGTTGACCCCGGTGAGGAGCGCCGTCTGCCCGGTGCCGCTCTGCGGCCGCCCGGGCACGCCGAGCGTGGCGTCCGCCGCGACGAGCACCGCCCCCTCCGCCACGATCCCGCCGCCGTCCAGGTGCTCGCGGACCGGGAGCCGCCCTCCGAGGAGCGCACGCAGCCGCGGGAGCCGCGCCGCCGCGAAGGCGTTCACGGAGGGGTCGTCCGCGCCGATCCCCACCCCGTCCAGGAAGACGAGGAGCACGCGCCCGGGGGCGGACGGGTCGGTCGCGGGAATGGCCATGTGCGGGACAATCTGACGGGGAGGCGAGGCGGGCGAAAGTGCGGGGACGGGAGTGCGGGAGTGCGAAGTGCGAGGTGCGCCTGTGCGGCCCACCAGAGCCACCGGGAACGAGAAACGGGGCCGCCGCCCTGAATGGCGACGGCCCCGCTCGGACATTCCCGAAAAGATTCCTTACGCCGGGATCCGCAGGCGCTGGCCCGGGCGCAGGTTGTTGTTGCGCAGCCCGTTGGCCCGCTTGATGGCGTTCACGCTGGTGTCGTTGCGGCGCGCGATGGTCCAGAGCGACTCGCCCTCGCGGACGCTGTGGTACTTCGCGGAGGACTTCTTCGGCCGCGCGGCCTTGGCCACCCGCGTCTTTCGCGCCTGCTCCACCTTCGCCTTGGAAGCGGCGCTCTCGCGCGCCTTTTCCACCTTCGCCTGGGCGGCCGCGGACTCGCGGACCCGGTCGAAGTTGGTGGCGTACTGCACCCGCCGGCCCTCCGGGATCCGCACGGCGTAGGGCTTCGACCCCGGGGGGGTCACCCCCTTCACCAGCTGCGGGTTCAGGTCGCGGACGTCCTTCTCGGTCACGCCCACCGCCTTCGCCACCACGTCCAGCTTGGTGCCGCCCGGGACCTCGACGATCTCCGTGGGGACCGGGAGGTAGCGCTCCACGTCGCCCAGCCCGTACTTGTGCGGCTCCTTGCCGATCAGCGCGGCGGCCAGCATGAGCGGCACGTACTCGCGGGTCTCGGCGGGGAGGCGCCGGCGGATCCGCCAGAAGTCCTCCTCCTGCCCCTTCACCGACCCCGTCTCCTCGCGCATCACGCGGGCGACGCGGTTCTCGCCGCTGTTGTAGGCGGCGGCAGCCAGGTACCAGGAGCCGAACTGGTTGTGGAGGTCCTGCAGGTAGCGGAGCGCCGCGTCCGTGCTCTTCTCGGGGTCCTTCCGCTCGTCCACGTAGCCGTCGACCCGCAGCCCGTAGCGCTGGCCGGTCTCCTCGATGAACTGCCACAGCCCCACCGCCTGCGCCTTGGATCGCGCCGTCGGGTTGAAGCCGGACTCGATCATGGAGAGGTAGAGCAGGTCCTCCGGCATGCCGCGCTCGCGCAGCTTGGCGCGGATCATCCCCTCGTAGCGGCCGGAGCGCTTCAGGTAGAGCGCCATCCGGTCGGGCTGCTTCTCGGTGAAGATCCCGATGAACCGCTCGACCGGGTCGTTGCGGACGATGGGGATGTCCCAGGTCACCGCGGCGACCGTGGCCGCCGCGGCCTCGGAGACCATCGCGGCAGGGAGCTGCGCGGAAGGAGCCACGCCCGTCTTGGGATCCTTGACGCCTACGACAGCGGCGCCGAGGACGCTGCCGAACAGGACTGCGACAGGGAGAGCGGACCGAAACTCCATACGTGAGCCTCCAGGTTTGGATCTGAAACGCCGATCGCGCCGAGAGGGCCGAGTGCCCCGATTTCGATGGGAAAACGTCCAGCGGACGCATCTATTATAGCGGTTCTTCCCCTCGAAATCAATGCATCCCATACACATAGAGGTACAACCGGCCGGGATTCACGCCAGATGTTCCCCAAAGGAGACCGGAGGCGGCCCCGCGCCTGCAACCTGACACGTAGTTACCCATCGGCCGTAGCCCGGGTTGCCATCCGTTGCCGCCCAACGGCTTACACGGAATCCGCCCAAACGAGCTGCCGGGGGCGCGGGCGGGACGTTCCCATATGGGAACACGAGCGGAGTCCGCGTCAGGGCCCCCGG comes from Longimicrobiaceae bacterium and encodes:
- a CDS encoding transglycosylase SLT domain-containing protein, with the translated sequence MAPSAQLPAAMVSEAAAATVAAVTWDIPIVRNDPVERFIGIFTEKQPDRMALYLKRSGRYEGMIRAKLRERGMPEDLLYLSMIESGFNPTARSKAQAVGLWQFIEETGQRYGLRVDGYVDERKDPEKSTDAALRYLQDLHNQFGSWYLAAAAYNSGENRVARVMREETGSVKGQEEDFWRIRRRLPAETREYVPLMLAAALIGKEPHKYGLGDVERYLPVPTEIVEVPGGTKLDVVAKAVGVTEKDVRDLNPQLVKGVTPPGSKPYAVRIPEGRRVQYATNFDRVRESAAAQAKVEKARESAASKAKVEQARKTRVAKAARPKKSSAKYHSVREGESLWTIARRNDTSVNAIKRANGLRNNNLRPGQRLRIPA